The genomic DNA gtaagagatctgaaccattacgTGCTGAattagtaagaggtctgaaccattaaaagccaatataatgcttaaccgtttaaaggaaatgtctgaccaattcaaatTAGAGGCCTTAACCATTCTAACTCAGtataatacttaaacattcagactcagtataatacttaaccattcagaggcaaatgcctaaaccattcagacatctgctcgcgaaacaaacagtctgaaccattaagtgttgaactagtaagagctctgaaccattaagagtctcgtTAAGAGCTAAACAAAGAGCCCCTAAGTTATATATTTTAGTTGCTAATTAATTAAGAACTTATCCAATAAAAGTGAAATTAGATAAAGTAGCTTTAATAGCAATTTAATTTATAGAGTTTAATTTATAGGTTTTAGTTGTGATAATGAATGTAAAACTtatctatatactatatataagcaTTTTCCATGTTTAAAATAGTAATTTCCATTCAATTTTTTAAGATGACATACTAAAGGTTAACTTAAAATCCTAATTTTTTACCATTTTATTCCCTTTCTACCCTTCTCACATAAAATAGATGCACAGATTAATCAATCAATCTCATCTCTCTACGCCGGTTCCCTTCTCATTCAATTCGATTATCAGTTTCTTCAACTCAATAGTTCCTCTTTCAATGCAATCATCAGATTCTTGAATTCAAAAGCCCTGTCCGTTTGCATAAGTCCTCCTGAGATGACGCCGGGTCGGTGATGATGGTGTTCAGATGATGGCGGTGGTAGGTTGTGGACAAAGAGAAGCCCCAACAACGATGGCTTTAGGGTTCTGTCGCAAGTCAGTTAAGGAATTATTAGGATTCGGGCAGATGAATATTGTGGTAAAGGATCCTTCTTCAATTGCCCGTTTGTTTCCGCTAACATGATTTTGCAAAAAACTACAAATTTTCTCAACTTAACTTGAGAAAACGGGATATAGAATAGTAGTATGTCGGGCGTGGCCTGGTAGTACCCAAAAGAACCGAAACACTGATAAATCTTTCGACCCTTCTAATTTACCAGCCGGCAGGTCTGAGGTCTTTAGCTCTCTAATTTACCATTCTCGTTGTAATTCAATGAAGTTTCTGGACTGGTACCTGAAGATTGGAGTCGTATCAGCTGCAATCGGAGGCTCTATGGAGTATTTTATGATCAAAACCGGCTTCTGTAAGTCGCACCTTTCTTATAATGATATAATCCACTGATGTATTAGTTAGTATTTCAGTTTTTATCATTTGCCAGTTGAATTTTGTTTATCTGTTTATCACTATTAGGGTTTTGTTTTATCTTTATTCATCACCAatgaatttttatatttaatctgattttattttatttttttgggttTGAATTCGGTTGTCGTGCTGTTCTCGAGACGAAATCGTCTTCGGTTGAAAGAATCAGTAAGAAATCAAGTGGCGGTTTGGATGCCGATAGTGTTCAATTGGAGAATCTTACTGCTAGAAAAGTGGAATCGGACATTTCGGTTGAGGAATTGCTTCGATATGGTGACCCGAACAAGAAGTCGAAACGGGTATTCGATAAAACACAAGAACTGACTTACGAACAGAAGCTCGAAATAAGAAGGAATTTGTTTAGAGAATTCGCGTATTTGAAAAAAAGAGTTTGCGATGATGATGATTCGTATACTCTTGAACTAGAACAGGAGGGGCCGAATAAGAAACGAAATAAGTACGAATGCTTGAACTGCAACAAggtttttacgtcgtttcaaggGCTTGGCGGGCATAGACCGTGTCACAAAAAGAACAATACGGTCGGGTCAAAACACGACAGTTTAGAAGGTGACTTTGCACATACTCGAAAGGCGAAATACGATAAGAAAACGAAGGTGAAAAAGATCAAAGGGCACGAATGCCCGATTTGTTTCAGGATGTTTAAATCGGGGCAAGCTTTAGGTAGTCACAAACGGTCTCATTTTATTAACGGGTCGATGGATCATTATGCGGCCATGGGTCACGCGGCTCCATCGTGTTCGGATATGATTGATCTCAATCTTGCTGCTCCAGAAGAGGACCAGGATTGAATGGTCAACGACTCAACGATTGAGTGGTCAACTGGTAAAAAAAGTTTAATTTCTATTTTGTTGGTGATTTTGCATATTTTTCATGGTATGAACTAGAGAGGTTAAAAGTTgcatttttgtttcttttcattAAATTCTTGCTATGTTTCTTGAAAACATGTTGAATTCTCAAGATTTTGGGATAAGTTACAggaattttctttaaatgttagTTGATTTTAAAATTTGTAAATGATGAGTAGTTATTGCAGGAACAATGACTTAGATTTCTCATGGAATAGTACTTGTTATCCTTTATCAGTAGATTGGATTTACGTGTCTTGTCTAATTTGTTTTGGTTGATTATAAATGTTTGTTTGGAACAGGACAGGAAGATTACAACAGATTGAGACCTCTGAGTTATCGCGGTGCAGATGTTTTTATACTCGCGTTTTCACTAATTAGCAAGGCCAGCTATGAAAATATCTCTAAAAAGGTAATTTGGTCTTTCGCTTTTATCCGCGttcttttaattgttttataACTAAATATTCTTACAATTTATGATCATGGTAACAGTTATGCTAATGGTGTAAATCTTTGAGTAAAATGGTAACTTTCAAGTTTTAACCCCTCGTAGATAATTTCTTGATTTGACTCGTTTGTGTTATAATACAACCCGAATTGACCTATTCATAAGTAAAGGGGTCGAAATTGCCAGCTCTAAATTATTAGTAAATAATCAATCTAGATTACTTTCGTTGTATATTTTATATCTAAAACAAATTCGACCCATAAAAAACTCATATGCTATTCGTTTATAACATCATCATTTGTGGGGCCCGTTTGTATCGAGAGGATAGCTAAGATGTGAATGTGCATGTGTCCCTGTTTGTCTCATTTACTTGGTGTTTGTTGCATTGTGCAGTGGATTCCTGAATTGAGGCATTATGCACCCGGGGTGGTTCCAATAATCCTTGTTGGAACAAAGCTAGGTTAGTTTTTATATTCATACGTAGACGCAATTACTTGCAATTAAATCATCTGATACTGTTATTGACCCGTCTTTACACTTATCAAATGCTTTTAATAAATTtataataattctttttttttgtgGTCTCTATTTGAGTATAAATATGGAAATAGCGATTAAAAATTGTTTCTTGTAGATCTTCATGATGATAAGCAGTTTTTAACGGACCATCCCGGTGCAGTTCCAATTACAACGGTTCAGGTTGCCCCTATTGCCCGTTTTCTATATCCTTTTCCACCAAGTTTGTTTTTTTATACATAAAGTTTCATTCTTTTTATAAAATGGATATCTTTTCTTTAATTTCGACAGGGAGAGGAGTTGAGGAAGTTAATCGGTGCTCCTGCTTACATTGAGTGTAGCTCAAAAACACAGCAGGTGACATTTCAAGAGCTGGTTTTGAAAAGACAAATATTTGTACAATTGATTGTAATATGGTCATCATATTT from Helianthus annuus cultivar XRQ/B chromosome 7, HanXRQr2.0-SUNRISE, whole genome shotgun sequence includes the following:
- the LOC110943163 gene encoding rac-like GTP-binding protein ARAC3, encoding MVNDSTIEWSTGQEDYNRLRPLSYRGADVFILAFSLISKASYENISKKWIPELRHYAPGVVPIILVGTKLDLHDDKQFLTDHPGAVPITTVQGEELRKLIGAPAYIECSSKTQQNVKAVFDATINLVLQPPKQKKKKKRKGQKGCSIL